The sequence TCCATGACAAGCAGTTTAAAGGGTACACGAaattattcagaagcaacacgaaaacaaaattaatcctcagtgatatcgatgaagtcgtGGGGTCCGCTATCCTGTGGAAATACTTTGACTATGTTGGGCAACGTTATATTCTGATAACAAACAGATTTACTcggtgcaaacacagcaacctgcaagtaaattgcaaatttaaaagattaacgcgtacttgttcaaaggaagcaagattaatgtttaggtaatagaccttttggagaacaagaacagatccaacagttatggcATTCCTAAATTCGCCGTCGGTGAAGGCCTTGCGATGGACGCTAGCGTCAACGGTGCCCGTAGGGTCCTAAATCAATGCAATCGTGAGAGAAAATGAGGCAAAAAATTTACAGTTAAAGAAGCTGGACAAAAGCGAGAaaataccttgagggtaactttggcatctccgaaaccattgggagtgcatgatttaataacagcaacaacactctCTACTTTCTCAACATTCGTTGTGATTGTGCCCAGCGGAGTGGCAGATTCCACcaattgcagggctgtaagccaagcatttgaattgaaatccggatcggtttcggttgatcTGTCTTCGAGCGCACGCCTCACAAATTCTTGGGTAGGAATGAGTAGTGTGTTAGGGTTGGATCTACGGCcatacatggcagcctggacggcgccagctggcccaggaatgagaggacgagagctgctaGAAGTGTTGCCTTGACGTTTGCAACGGCGGACTAATGCATCCCAGTCTTGTTCCATTGTATTTTTTTATCTTCGAAAGCAAgacatgaagaaaaggatgaagaagaataaagaacccagagagatttatagcagaatggtcaaaagatttatggtgtttggtggataatacaagtgtggttggggttggttggtggtagagagtaatgtcaggtttcaagttcgtcatttagtggatgaaaatgacaagactctgatgatggggtggttggaaatgtcaggactctgatgatggggtggttggaaatgacaggactctgatgacagagtggttggaaatgacaggactctgatgacaGAGTGGTTGTCTATGTTAATTATCCCTGATGTTGTTTCAAAATAATAAGGCCCATCAATATAACAAtgaccatcaaattaatattattaaaagcaaAAAATGAACATCATAAGGGAATGGCTCATCAgattaatattacagagcgtttacaaatgaatattaCACAAAGTGCGGTGTCAATCTGAggtgatgtctacatagctttggtgactaagaggaacaccaaaagtaacaagccAAGCTTCGAATTCTGACGTGAACCTGCGTAAACGCGTATCATATGGGGCTTTCCAGCGTACTGATGTGGGATCAACATACCGTTCccactggagagcaattggcggcatagaatatccaggagttagatggagctacattatagagaagaacaataaaattagataacttgcaAATACCACAAATTAATTCACCAATTGGATGTTAGTGTACTCAATCAAaaaatacctgtacaaagtgGTTTATCACATGACCAACAGCTATAACAGGATGTACATCCGGTGGACCTTCTCCTCTTAGTAGAAGGTATGAACAACAACCCGTAGAGGAGATGGATATGAAAACCacttggaacctggttgctataaggtatcccatctctagcagttgcatccatttatcctCGGTAGCCGGATCACCATGAGGAAGAGTGAGTCGGGAATGTAAGGCATTAACCACATGTCTGGAccacatttcatcatacaaTCCTCTATGTCGTTCAAGTTCTTCTATCAACGCTGCCCTAACACATGACCAACTTTCCTCACCTGATGGTAGTCCGAGTAATGCAGCAACggctctatagccacagttaccatcatcctcaacattctgaactgtttgtatatatgggtggaaaaaggatggaaaatgacccatgaaatagcttgtatcagacttcttcacacgcttcttcttctttggtggttgtgaagccttctttgcctctttgatctccctatcaacatgttcaaaacctgaaagatcacgagtcaaggatcctattgctttaTTCTTGGGTGGTATTCTCTCATTCGCCTTAAGAGTGCGCTTGGACCTTATCTTAACCGCAGGAGTACAAAgtgaactgctttcaggacaattgatcgcttgaagcttcctccttaccatactctgccctccagtatccaaagaactgaaataatgtgACAATGCCTCAACTTCgggttgcatatctccatggttcatgccgcaaatatggttgctggtagtatctgcaacaggttcaggtacatgctcccaactcagtctcttccagaatggatgaattgactcatatggaattctttcataacctgcaagttcacaaaagtgtcactttcaataacaaatagaattaattgacaagagagtggttgaccggtgacctgcaagttcacaaccgcaaggtagtccatgagtctctctcaacaagcaatcgcatccgccgtaggacttcattcttatatgttcaGCGTCAATGAGCTGCAGGCATTTGTTTAacacaaatcctctaatatttgtgtaaaatgggaacatgaaaatgtgatcaattctgtgaatactgcgctcaaacgatgctaatatttcagtatgtcgattacatgtcaaactatgcgacgcatcccatgaagtggccaggtcacccttgcaatcccgtaacatcttcttcaaactggcatgtgcaccctcagccttgcaaacaacaaatagatatcttattaacaacaatctatcaaatgaacaaacaacgcataaattaagctcatataatttttttacctgttacttgttgttgttctaaaatgcatcacatgatttgtccatgccttggcgaatttctccttgtggaccaaccatgtagtagaacaataggaggtaaagttgctgtattttgccttgcacatattaaacaattgcatccatttcacttcaaattcttcaactgttgcagcatccaccacctctgccctcttcatcataaccaattcagcaaaatcatctgtgccaacatagagtttgcactttgccaaaacacacttgttgatgtgccacaagcataataaatgtgtagtgttaggaaggctttgcttagcagcactcaataaggcaagatccctgtcagtaacaatcaccttaggcaacatggcttgatcagctaatagagacttcatacactccagtgcccaaacgtagtcatctgtgccctcattaacaatgtagcaaaagactatggagtatgtcttatctgtggaagtcagtccaacaatctcaagcaagggaattgcatatttgtttgtcttgtatgtgcaatccataatcactacatgtgggaatgtgttgaacagtttgatagcatttggatgagcccaaaatacatctctaatgacttccgatccaggctcatgtctttcaaagtggacatacttgtcaccgtccaacttcttcaacaagtgttgcatttctgtcaattcCCCGCGGAGagattttcttaacctcttgcaaacaccataaatctgagatattgtagtcaagtttgaaggattgttttccttcaaagtcaacaacatctttctcggtggaacccaactccttgtcatttttcccacttgctccttctctccgggttttagacgaccaaaaaaattgtgcccaagtagtgacctagctggttcatggttgtgtataccttccatcacctttagccgccaatctctatctatgccgtttttcctaggtcgtccttttagtctaaaaggacaacctgtcttttgtgatctcgtcccttcaacaaggtcagggtctctgtagggaacatatttaccatgcttctcgcaccccaacatgacataagcttttctgcttccattcccaccataatctgactttgtgatcaacgtaacatatccattttcaatcgcaattccatgaacccaattgataagatcatcacgggtagggaaaatctgttataataataagaattgattacaagggtgatcaagacataataagaattgatatattacactctcaaaacaatgcaaaaatatgttcaaagaatacctgatcagttgcaaataaatgcgagacatctatacttatacacgggggcacaaatgctggtggtggcacctctgtagtggcctcttcaggttgaccattgtgaaatccagcttcaatcaattgtgactcacgaaagaaaaatgaatctgtCATCCCTGTACATATTAAATATGGAACTTTAGAATCCGTAGTGAATACGGAATTGCAAAATCCGTATTTAATACGGACTATACATGTCCGTATTAAATACGGAAATGTGTATTCCGTATTTTATCACGCTCAGAATTCAAAAACTCATCCTTCTAACTACtcaaactacttaatctaactacttaaactacttaatctaaccacTTCCACTACTTCAACATAACAACAAAGAACAaacaacacttacctcaaatgCATCCAAtggtgaggtaggagagggtgagagagagggtggtggtggtggtaggaagaatgaaagtgaggtaggagagggtgagagagagggtggtctggaggcattgagggggtTAAGGGGGCTGGTGA comes from Lotus japonicus ecotype B-129 unplaced genomic scaffold, LjGifu_v1.2 AP026982.1 and encodes:
- the LOC130727323 gene encoding uncharacterized protein LOC130727323, producing the protein MLRDCKGDLATSWDASHSLTCNRHTEILASFERSIHRIDHIFMFPFYTNIRGFVLNKCLQLIDAEHIRMKSYGGCDCLLRETHGLPCGCELAGYERIPYESIHPFWKRLSWEHVPEPVADTTSNHICGMNHGDMQPEVEALSHYFSSLDTGGQSMVRRKLQAINCPESSSLCTPAVKIRSKRTLKANERIPPKNKAIGSLTRDLSGFEHVDREIKEAKKASQPPKKKKRVKKSDTSYFMGHFPSFFHPYIQTVQNVEDDGNCGYRAVAALLGLPSGEESWSCVRAALIEELERHRGLYDEMWSRHVVNALHSRLTLPHGDPATEDKWMQLYFLIEYTNIQLVN